In Oryzihumus leptocrescens, the following are encoded in one genomic region:
- a CDS encoding alkaline phosphatase family protein produces MPVFALLLGLSAASGAVAPAAAAAPQPCGTAATAPAVYDHVIWIVDEDKNYNTVVGSKYAPFINQTLIPGCGLATNFHPETHNSLGDYIAMSSGGLVKGTPPTIFGQLRARGKTWRAYLQSMPANCFRTNSGNYSKVHNPPVWFTDTKADCPSWDVPETQLDTDLSNNALPTFAFIGADNAHNMHNNPVASALTNGDTWLNAEISKIVNSPTYAAGRTAIFLTWDEGNGPKSTTANYQGENCLDPTNAATDASCHVATIVIAPSIVPGTRSGTFYSHYSQLATTEDMLGLARLGNATSASSMRGDLGF; encoded by the coding sequence ATGCCGGTATTCGCCCTGCTGCTCGGTCTCAGCGCAGCCTCAGGCGCCGTCGCTCCCGCCGCGGCAGCCGCGCCGCAGCCCTGCGGCACAGCCGCAACGGCTCCGGCGGTGTATGACCACGTGATCTGGATCGTCGACGAGGACAAGAACTACAACACGGTCGTCGGGTCGAAGTACGCGCCTTTCATCAACCAGACGCTGATCCCTGGCTGCGGGCTCGCGACGAACTTCCACCCCGAGACCCACAACTCGCTCGGGGACTACATCGCGATGAGCTCTGGCGGTCTGGTCAAGGGCACCCCACCCACGATCTTCGGCCAGCTCCGGGCCCGCGGTAAGACCTGGCGGGCCTACCTGCAGTCCATGCCGGCGAACTGCTTCCGCACCAATTCCGGCAACTACTCCAAGGTGCACAACCCGCCAGTGTGGTTCACCGACACCAAGGCCGACTGCCCCTCCTGGGACGTCCCCGAGACCCAGCTCGACACAGACCTCAGCAACAACGCGTTGCCGACCTTTGCCTTCATCGGCGCCGACAACGCCCACAACATGCACAACAACCCCGTCGCCTCCGCCCTGACGAACGGGGACACTTGGCTCAACGCCGAGATCTCCAAGATCGTCAACAGCCCGACCTACGCGGCTGGCCGCACGGCCATCTTCCTCACCTGGGACGAGGGCAACGGCCCGAAGAGCACCACCGCGAACTACCAGGGCGAGAACTGCCTTGACCCCACCAACGCGGCCACCGACGCGTCCTGCCACGTCGCCACCATCGTCATCGCGCCGAGCATCGTCCCGGGCACGCGATCGGGCACGTTCTACTCCCACTACAGCCAGCTGGCCACGACCGAGGACATGCTCGGCCTGGCACGGCTGGGCAACGCGACCTCAGCCAGCAGCATGCGCGGCGACCTCGGGTTCTGA
- a CDS encoding GNAT family N-acetyltransferase, with protein MTRQLVPITSAWPCDRLVHLASERDIPAIEALHQRCSTEALTGRYLGFPPPRAIETLLRKTETYVVPGDDEILAMGNLALRHDGDARWAEVAVLVRDDHQRHGHGTDLIRAMAGAAKGRGARELATITRPGSELAARVMSRSLGPVSVRIEDGLATVTCSLYGTRSLVAVESG; from the coding sequence ATGACTCGCCAGCTCGTGCCCATCACATCGGCTTGGCCATGCGACCGCCTGGTGCACCTGGCCTCCGAGCGGGACATCCCTGCCATCGAGGCCCTGCATCAGCGGTGTTCCACGGAGGCGCTCACCGGCCGATACCTTGGTTTCCCGCCCCCACGCGCGATCGAAACGCTGCTGCGCAAGACAGAGACCTACGTCGTCCCCGGTGACGACGAGATCCTGGCCATGGGCAATCTGGCCCTGCGCCATGACGGTGATGCGAGGTGGGCCGAGGTTGCCGTCCTGGTTCGAGACGATCACCAGCGCCACGGTCACGGCACGGACCTCATCCGGGCCATGGCCGGGGCCGCGAAGGGACGTGGGGCTCGCGAGCTCGCGACCATCACCCGGCCGGGAAGCGAGTTGGCGGCCCGGGTGATGAGCCGGTCCCTGGGACCCGTGTCCGTCAGGATCGAAGACGGTCTGGCGACCGTCACCTGCAGCCTCTACGGAACCCGCTCCCTCGTAGCGGTCGAGTCCGGCTGA